One Streptomyces sp. B21-105 genomic region harbors:
- a CDS encoding type II toxin-antitoxin system VapC family toxin: MSGTLVLDCEGLSKLVRRAPELTEWLVAAEAEDIRVITSSVTLAEARDPRTSQARFDHAVSRVNILPPTEAIARHASKLLAAAGLHGHKYALDAIVAASALASPAPVTVLTSDPEDLHMLCGSGVHVIKI, translated from the coding sequence GTGAGCGGCACCCTTGTCCTGGACTGCGAAGGTCTGTCCAAGCTCGTACGCCGCGCACCCGAACTCACCGAGTGGCTCGTCGCCGCCGAGGCCGAGGATATCCGCGTCATCACCAGCTCCGTCACCCTCGCCGAAGCCCGCGACCCCAGGACCAGCCAGGCCCGCTTCGACCACGCCGTCTCCCGCGTCAACATCCTCCCGCCCACCGAAGCCATCGCCCGCCACGCGAGCAAACTCCTCGCCGCAGCCGGCCTGCACGGCCACAAATACGCCCTCGACGCCATCGTCGCCGCCAGCGCACTCGCCTCACCCGCCCCCGTGACCGTCCTGACGTCCGACCCCGAGGATCTCCACATGTTGTGCGGCTCGGGGGTCCACGTCATCAAGATCTGA
- a CDS encoding L-serine ammonia-lyase has product MAISVFDLFSIGIGPSSSHTVGPMRAARMFARRLRNESLLDSAASVRCELYGSLGATGHGHGTPKAVLLGLEGSSPRTVDVESADERVEQIRSSGRLRLLGSHEIPFSFDDDLVLHRRKALPYHANGMTIWAHDAQGAELLSKTYYSVGGGFVVDEEAVGADRIKLDDAVLKYPFRTGDELLRLTQETGLSISALMLENERAWRTEDEIRAGLLELWRVMQGCVSRGMSREGILPGGLRVRRRAAMTARQLRAEGDALAHSMEWITLYAMAVNEENAAGGRVVTAPTNGAAGIIPAVLHYYMNFVPGADEDGVVRFLLAAGAIGMLFKENASISGAEVGCQGEVGSACSMAAGALAEVLGGSPEQVENAAEIGMEHNLGLTCDPVGGLVQIPCIERNGMAAVKAVTAARMAMRGDGSHKVSLDKVIKTMKDTGADMSVKYKETARGGLAVNIIEC; this is encoded by the coding sequence GTGGCCATCTCGGTCTTCGACCTGTTCTCGATCGGCATCGGCCCGTCCAGCTCCCACACGGTCGGCCCGATGCGGGCGGCCCGCATGTTCGCACGGCGGCTGCGCAACGAGTCCCTGCTGGACTCGGCCGCCTCGGTCCGCTGCGAGCTGTACGGCTCGCTCGGCGCGACCGGGCACGGCCACGGCACGCCCAAGGCGGTCCTGCTGGGCCTCGAGGGCTCCTCGCCGCGCACGGTGGACGTGGAGAGTGCCGACGAGCGGGTGGAGCAGATCAGGAGCTCCGGGCGGCTGCGGCTGCTGGGCTCGCACGAGATCCCGTTCTCCTTCGACGACGATCTCGTCCTGCACCGCCGCAAGGCCCTGCCGTACCACGCCAACGGCATGACGATATGGGCCCATGACGCACAGGGCGCCGAGCTGCTGTCGAAGACGTACTACTCGGTCGGCGGCGGGTTCGTCGTGGACGAGGAGGCGGTCGGCGCGGACCGCATCAAACTCGACGACGCGGTGCTGAAGTACCCCTTCCGCACGGGCGACGAACTGCTGCGCCTGACGCAGGAGACCGGCCTGTCGATCTCCGCGCTGATGCTGGAGAACGAGCGGGCCTGGCGCACGGAGGACGAGATCCGGGCGGGCCTGCTGGAGCTGTGGCGGGTTATGCAGGGCTGTGTCTCGCGGGGCATGTCCCGTGAGGGCATCCTGCCGGGCGGCCTGCGGGTCCGCCGCCGCGCTGCCATGACGGCCCGTCAACTCCGCGCGGAGGGCGACGCGTTGGCGCACTCCATGGAGTGGATCACGCTGTACGCGATGGCGGTGAACGAGGAGAACGCGGCCGGCGGCAGGGTGGTCACGGCTCCCACGAACGGCGCGGCCGGCATCATCCCGGCGGTGCTGCACTACTACATGAACTTCGTGCCCGGCGCCGACGAGGACGGCGTCGTCCGCTTCCTCCTCGCGGCCGGCGCGATCGGCATGCTCTTCAAGGAGAACGCCTCCATCTCCGGCGCCGAGGTCGGCTGCCAGGGCGAGGTCGGCTCGGCCTGCTCGATGGCGGCGGGGGCGCTCGCCGAGGTCCTCGGCGGCTCCCCGGAACAGGTCGAGAACGCGGCCGAGATCGGCATGGAGCACAACCTCGGCCTCACCTGCGACCCGGTGGGCGGCCTGGTCCAGATCCCGTGCATCGAGCGCAACGGCATGGCCGCGGTCAAGGCGGTCACGGCGGCCCGTATGGCGATGCGCGGCGACGGCTCGCACAAGGTGTCCCTCGACAAGGTCATCAAGACGATGAAGGACACCGGCGCGGACATGAGCGTCAAATACAAGGAGACGGCCCGCGGCGGCCTCGCGGTGAACATCATCGAGTGTTGA
- the glyA gene encoding serine hydroxymethyltransferase translates to MSVLNTSLHELDPEIAAAVDAELNRQQSTLEMIASENFAPLAVMEAQGSVLTNKYAEGYPGRRYYGGCEHVDVAEQIAIDRVKDLFGAEYANVQPHSGASANQAALFALAQPGDTILGLDLAHGGHLTHGMRLNFSGKQFDVVAYHVDGAGLVDMAEVERLAKEHRPKVIIAGWSAYPRQLDFAEFRRIADEVEAFLWVDMAHFAGLVAAGLHPNPVEYADVVTSTTHKTLGGPRGGIILAKKEFAKKLNSSVFPGFQGGPLEHVIAAKAVSFKVAASEEFKERQARTVEGAKILAERLTAPDAREAGVNVLSGGTDVHLVLVDLRASDLDGQQAEDRLHEVGITVNRNAVPDDPRPPMVTSGLRIGTPALATRGFTAEDFAEVADVIAQTLKPSYDAESLKARVTALAHRHPLYPGLNK, encoded by the coding sequence ATGTCCGTCCTGAACACGTCCCTGCACGAGCTCGATCCGGAGATCGCGGCCGCGGTCGACGCCGAGCTGAACCGCCAGCAGTCCACGCTCGAGATGATCGCCTCGGAGAACTTCGCGCCGCTCGCGGTCATGGAGGCCCAGGGCTCGGTCCTGACCAACAAGTACGCCGAGGGCTACCCCGGCCGCCGCTACTACGGCGGCTGCGAGCACGTCGACGTCGCCGAGCAGATCGCCATCGACCGGGTCAAGGACCTCTTCGGCGCCGAGTACGCCAACGTCCAGCCGCACTCCGGCGCCTCCGCCAACCAGGCCGCCCTGTTCGCCCTGGCCCAGCCCGGCGACACCATCCTCGGCCTGGACCTCGCCCACGGCGGCCATCTCACCCACGGCATGCGGCTCAACTTCTCCGGCAAGCAGTTCGACGTGGTCGCCTACCACGTCGACGGCGCCGGCCTGGTCGACATGGCCGAGGTGGAACGCCTCGCCAAGGAACACCGCCCCAAGGTCATCATCGCCGGCTGGTCCGCGTACCCCCGGCAGCTGGACTTCGCCGAGTTCCGCCGCATCGCGGACGAGGTCGAGGCGTTCCTGTGGGTCGACATGGCGCACTTCGCGGGCCTGGTCGCGGCCGGTCTCCACCCCAACCCGGTGGAGTACGCCGACGTCGTCACCTCCACCACCCACAAGACGCTCGGCGGCCCGCGCGGCGGCATCATCCTGGCGAAGAAGGAGTTCGCGAAGAAGCTGAACTCCTCCGTCTTCCCCGGCTTCCAGGGCGGCCCCCTGGAGCACGTCATCGCCGCCAAGGCCGTCTCCTTCAAGGTCGCCGCGAGCGAGGAGTTCAAGGAGCGCCAGGCCCGCACGGTCGAGGGCGCGAAGATCCTCGCCGAACGCCTCACCGCGCCGGACGCCCGCGAGGCCGGGGTGAACGTCCTGTCCGGCGGTACCGACGTCCACCTCGTTCTGGTCGACCTGCGCGCCTCCGACCTGGACGGACAGCAGGCCGAGGACCGCCTGCACGAGGTCGGCATCACCGTCAACCGCAACGCCGTCCCCGACGACCCGCGTCCGCCGATGGTCACCTCGGGTCTACGCATCGGCACGCCGGCCCTGGCCACCCGCGGCTTCACCGCCGAGGACTTCGCCGAGGTCGCCGACGTCATCGCGCAGACCCTCAAGCCGTCCTACGACGCCGAATCCCTCAAGGCCCGGGTCACCGCCCTCGCCCACAGGCACCCCCTGTACCCCGGTCTGAACAAGTAG
- the gcvH gene encoding glycine cleavage system protein GcvH has translation MSNPQQLRYSKEHEWLSVAEDGVSTVGITEHAANALGDVVFVQLPEAGATVAAGESCGELESTKSVSELYAPVSGEITEVNQDVVDDPALVNSAPFEGGWLFKVRVTGEPDDLLSADEYTAYTAG, from the coding sequence ATGAGCAACCCCCAGCAGCTGCGCTACAGCAAGGAGCACGAGTGGCTGTCGGTCGCCGAGGACGGCGTCTCGACGGTCGGCATCACGGAGCACGCGGCCAACGCGCTCGGTGACGTGGTCTTCGTCCAGCTTCCGGAGGCCGGCGCCACGGTGGCCGCGGGCGAGTCCTGCGGCGAGCTGGAGTCGACCAAGTCGGTCAGCGAGCTGTACGCCCCGGTCTCCGGTGAGATCACCGAGGTCAACCAGGACGTCGTCGACGACCCGGCGCTGGTGAACTCCGCCCCCTTCGAGGGCGGGTGGCTGTTCAAGGTACGCGTCACGGGCGAGCCGGACGATCTGCTCTCCGCCGACGAGTACACCGCCTACACCGCCGGCTGA
- the gcvT gene encoding glycine cleavage system aminomethyltransferase GcvT codes for MSSTAPRHTALDALHRSLGATMTDFAGWDMPLRYGSERDEHLAVRTRAGLFDLSHMGEITVTGPEAAGFLNFALVGDLAAVGVGRARYTMICAEDGGILDDLIVYRLAEAEYMIVSNASNAQNVLNELGNLAEEFDVEVRDDRDAYALIAVQGPESPGILAAVTDADLDGLKYYAGLPGTVAGVPALIARTGYTGEDGFELFVKPEHAVELWQALTKAGEGVGLVPCGLSCRDTLRLEAGMPLYGHELSLSLTPFDAGLGRVVKFEKEGDFVGRAALAEAAALAERQPPRVLVGLVAEGRRVPRAGYAVVSGGEVIGEVTSGAPSPTLGKPIAMAYVDAAHAAPGTPGVGVDIRGSHEPYEVVALPFYKRQK; via the coding sequence ATGAGCAGTACCGCACCCCGTCACACCGCGCTCGATGCCCTGCATCGCTCGCTCGGCGCGACGATGACCGACTTCGCCGGCTGGGACATGCCCCTGCGCTACGGCTCCGAACGCGACGAGCATCTCGCCGTCCGCACCCGGGCCGGGCTCTTCGACCTCTCGCACATGGGCGAGATCACGGTGACCGGCCCGGAGGCGGCCGGGTTCCTGAACTTCGCCCTGGTGGGCGACCTCGCCGCGGTGGGCGTGGGCCGCGCCCGCTACACCATGATCTGCGCCGAGGACGGCGGCATCCTCGACGACCTCATCGTGTACCGGCTGGCCGAGGCCGAGTACATGATCGTCTCCAACGCCTCCAACGCCCAGAACGTCCTGAACGAGTTGGGCAACCTGGCCGAGGAGTTCGACGTCGAGGTCCGCGACGACCGTGACGCCTACGCCCTGATCGCCGTCCAGGGGCCGGAGTCCCCCGGCATCCTCGCGGCCGTCACCGACGCCGACCTCGACGGCCTGAAGTACTACGCGGGCCTGCCCGGCACCGTCGCCGGCGTCCCCGCGCTCATCGCGCGTACCGGTTACACCGGCGAGGACGGTTTCGAGCTGTTCGTGAAGCCGGAGCACGCCGTCGAGCTGTGGCAGGCGCTGACCAAGGCCGGCGAGGGCGTCGGGCTGGTCCCGTGCGGTCTGTCCTGCCGGGACACGCTGCGCCTGGAGGCGGGCATGCCGCTGTACGGGCACGAGCTGAGCCTCTCCCTCACCCCCTTCGACGCGGGCCTCGGGCGCGTGGTGAAGTTCGAGAAGGAGGGCGACTTCGTCGGGCGTGCGGCGCTCGCCGAGGCGGCGGCGCTGGCCGAGCGGCAGCCGCCGCGCGTCCTGGTCGGCCTGGTCGCCGAGGGCCGCCGCGTCCCGCGCGCCGGGTACGCCGTCGTTTCGGGCGGCGAGGTGATCGGCGAGGTCACCTCCGGGGCGCCGTCCCCGACGCTGGGCAAGCCGATCGCGATGGCGTACGTCGACGCCGCGCACGCCGCGCCGGGCACCCCGGGCGTGGGCGTGGACATCCGGGGCAGTCACGAGCCGTACGAGGTCGTGGCGCTGCCCTTCTACAAGCGCCAGAAGTAG
- a CDS encoding AAA family ATPase: MSTTWPQGRTITVKRTTSARTTAFAAGSGIATGPGIAAGSGIALPAQPGARTRDACSRQPAPVVRDLRERAGRSPHHLLFGPRDLVVVTGLPGSGKSTLMRRAVDGVGVDSQDTRDRWDARMPRFLPYALYRPAVRLAHYAGLRRALRAGGGVVVHDCGTQAWVRDWLARAARRRGGALHLLVLDVGADTALRGQRERGRGVSRYAFLRHRRAAARLLRSVEKGRLPEGCGSAVLLDRAAADVLRRIGFTGSGSGSG, translated from the coding sequence ATGAGTACTACCTGGCCCCAGGGGAGGACGATCACGGTGAAGAGGACTACCTCGGCGAGGACCACGGCCTTCGCGGCCGGCTCGGGTATCGCGACCGGGCCAGGGATCGCGGCCGGCTCGGGTATCGCGCTGCCCGCCCAGCCGGGCGCCCGGACCCGCGACGCGTGCTCCCGGCAGCCCGCACCCGTCGTCCGGGACCTGCGGGAGCGGGCCGGACGCAGTCCGCACCACCTGCTCTTCGGCCCGCGGGACCTGGTGGTCGTCACCGGTCTGCCCGGCAGCGGCAAGTCCACGCTGATGAGGCGCGCGGTGGACGGCGTCGGCGTCGACTCCCAGGACACCCGCGACCGCTGGGACGCCCGGATGCCCCGTTTCCTGCCCTACGCCCTCTACCGGCCGGCGGTCCGCCTCGCCCACTACGCCGGACTGCGCCGGGCGCTGCGCGCCGGCGGGGGCGTCGTGGTGCACGACTGCGGCACCCAGGCCTGGGTCCGCGACTGGCTGGCCCGCGCGGCGCGCCGCCGCGGCGGCGCCCTGCACCTGCTGGTTCTCGACGTCGGCGCGGACACGGCCCTGCGGGGCCAGCGCGAGCGCGGCCGAGGCGTCTCGCGGTACGCGTTCCTGCGGCACCGCCGCGCCGCCGCCCGTCTCCTGCGGTCGGTGGAGAAGGGCCGGCTGCCCGAGGGGTGCGGCTCCGCGGTCCTGCTCGACCGGGCCGCCGCCGACGTCCTGCGGCGCATCGGCTTCACGGGCTCGGGCTCGGGCTCGGGCTGA
- a CDS encoding enhanced serine sensitivity protein SseB, which translates to MDFPPADFPADFPAQAHPHSHGGWPGNELEEVLSASLGVPGAGGRIVEVLGRSFVWVPLPGGGGPHSGPLDLPTVELDGQVYVPVFSSEEQFRQVVGSHMSFTVAPAVEFARGLPPQAGILVNPDGMVGVPLPPPAVAELCRAGRTPLDGPATGGRVRLYEPDWQDDPMDFLAAASAEFEAVGVVRTARRCLAAIETADPVMFVGVELSQWDGDLRALPLEALGRALTTAAAPWPVNLVLLDVAQDPVGDWMRERVRPFYSRLH; encoded by the coding sequence ATGGACTTCCCCCCGGCGGACTTCCCCGCGGACTTCCCGGCGCAGGCGCACCCCCATTCGCACGGCGGATGGCCCGGCAACGAGCTGGAGGAGGTGCTCTCCGCCTCCCTCGGTGTGCCGGGAGCCGGCGGCCGGATCGTGGAGGTGCTCGGCCGCAGCTTCGTCTGGGTGCCGCTACCCGGCGGCGGCGGCCCGCACAGCGGCCCCCTCGACCTGCCCACGGTGGAACTCGACGGCCAGGTGTACGTGCCGGTCTTCAGCTCCGAGGAGCAGTTCCGCCAGGTCGTCGGCTCGCACATGTCGTTCACCGTCGCGCCGGCCGTGGAGTTCGCCCGGGGGCTGCCGCCGCAGGCGGGCATCCTCGTCAACCCCGACGGCATGGTCGGCGTCCCGCTGCCGCCGCCCGCCGTGGCCGAGCTGTGCCGGGCCGGCCGCACCCCGCTGGACGGTCCGGCCACCGGCGGCCGGGTCCGCCTCTACGAACCGGACTGGCAGGACGACCCGATGGACTTCCTGGCCGCGGCCTCCGCGGAGTTCGAGGCCGTCGGCGTGGTCCGCACCGCCCGCCGCTGCCTGGCCGCGATCGAGACGGCGGACCCGGTGATGTTCGTCGGAGTCGAGCTCTCGCAGTGGGACGGCGACCTGCGCGCGCTTCCCCTGGAGGCCCTCGGCCGGGCCCTGACGACGGCGGCCGCACCCTGGCCGGTCAACCTGGTCCTCCTCGACGTCGCCCAGGATCCGGTCGGCGACTGGATGCGGGAGAGGGTCCGCCCCTTCTACTCCAGGCTTCACTAG
- a CDS encoding enhanced serine sensitivity protein SseB C-terminal domain-containing protein: MLRQVTPGRYDAYEALLRALATPSSGQVWMLLWHGQAGSPDAQYGNMEVEGHGYAPCVTSAQELSASGWNRSYEVVDGLDVARTLYPDHYGLWLNPHAPGGGVGIPWLDLRRIATGLERQPAGPLRLSEPGIEIPQFYALLAQNAHRAQAVRTLRRAWVQPALGAPYLAIGLDVYDSSPPAVDAVRAMMQQSIGAVPDGLPVSTVAMTDDYDPVVMWMRANARPFYDREAHAPDPAQGPGGGYGFPGPRPY, encoded by the coding sequence ATGCTGCGCCAGGTCACGCCCGGGCGCTACGACGCCTACGAGGCGCTCCTGCGCGCGCTCGCGACCCCCTCCTCGGGCCAGGTCTGGATGCTGCTGTGGCACGGGCAGGCGGGCTCCCCGGACGCCCAGTACGGAAACATGGAGGTCGAAGGGCACGGCTACGCGCCCTGTGTGACGTCCGCCCAGGAGCTCAGCGCCAGTGGCTGGAACCGCTCGTACGAGGTGGTCGACGGGCTGGACGTGGCCCGGACCCTCTACCCCGACCACTACGGCCTCTGGCTGAACCCGCACGCCCCCGGCGGCGGCGTCGGCATCCCGTGGCTGGATCTGCGCCGGATCGCCACCGGCCTGGAGCGTCAGCCCGCCGGGCCGCTCCGGCTGTCCGAGCCCGGCATCGAGATCCCGCAGTTCTACGCGCTCCTCGCGCAGAACGCCCACCGCGCCCAGGCGGTCCGCACGTTGCGCCGGGCCTGGGTGCAGCCGGCGCTGGGCGCGCCCTACCTGGCCATCGGGCTCGACGTGTACGACTCCTCCCCGCCGGCCGTGGACGCCGTGCGGGCGATGATGCAGCAGTCCATCGGCGCGGTGCCGGACGGGCTGCCGGTCTCCACGGTCGCGATGACCGACGACTACGACCCCGTCGTGATGTGGATGCGCGCCAACGCCCGCCCGTTCTACGACCGCGAGGCGCACGCCCCCGATCCGGCGCAGGGGCCGGGCGGCGGCTACGGTTTCCCGGGCCCGCGTCCCTACTGA